Proteins from a genomic interval of Salvelinus alpinus chromosome 7, SLU_Salpinus.1, whole genome shotgun sequence:
- the LOC139581851 gene encoding LOW QUALITY PROTEIN: cilia- and flagella-associated protein 337 (The sequence of the model RefSeq protein was modified relative to this genomic sequence to represent the inferred CDS: inserted 5 bases in 3 codons; substituted 4 bases at 4 genomic stop codons): MDDLRDSSSCPRTRLEHLLLLTDAFTHRTPSDXGSRRSWRGARRDGGGEGGMSSVIGPDSQGRWMERVFNEIDVSCEWKELCSYLLQKCRERDNTSRPRGALXPPLRYICVSKEGLPTLWNRQLHVLXTMKLAGDPAEEGFNRRRFRGWTTDSSXHVHKDAVATSSKDLHFVDVSTTSCFKDVHLFGVYNVPISLCYWYDTKSPGLRCLLXWGDERGGVHLLWFLKHHTGLFESPFSEDNDPKRIYMQDIGDFYQKIPAVQQEPINRISEASSVFIMHVSLRRKPXVWEINKGVTCFDFSRSLNQLVTCGLDHTVRLWNRFIVIAGCNDLSVSLWDVEIGTLSLKITSVHGEEEITCMAIDSSHTRLITGARNRTKKVWNLLSSLNLHKLEHATFSEVTGIICIHDNQLLAVGWSQQIAQYDITGAKDVYVRADMSWESGQQHRADILAVDHCPALGVVATGNHDVEVIIWSWDTXRPLVRLQRDTHSLTALLIGSNLVTQTVT; encoded by the exons ccctagAACTAGACTAGAACACTTGCTGTTGCTGACGGACGCATTTACCCATCGCACACCCTCGG AAGGGTCCCGGCGGAGTTGGAGAGGTGCACggagagacggaggaggagaaggagggatgagTTCTGTGATTGGTCCAGACAGCCAGGGCAGATGGATGGAAAGGGTCTTTAATGAG ATTGACGTGTCATGTGAGTGGAAGGAGCTGTGTAGCTACCTGCTACAgaagtgcagagagagagacaacacctccAGGCCTAGAGGTGCTCT CCCCCCACTCCGCTACATCTGTGTCAGTAAAGAGGGGCTGCCCACTCTGTGGAACCGCCAACTACATGTCCTCTAGACTATGAAG CTGGCTGGAGACCCTGCAGAGGAAGGGTTTAACAGAAGGAGGTTCAGGGGCTGGACCACTGATTCGTC ACATGTCCACAAGGACGCTGTAGCAACCAGCAGCAAGGACCTCCACTTTGTTGACGTGTCCACGACCAGCTGCTTTAAGGACGTCCACTTGTTTGGTGTCTA TAATGTCCCAATCTCTCTATGCTACTGGTATGACACAAAA TCACCAGGGCTGCGCTGTTTGCTGTAAtggggagatgagaggggaggggtcCATCTGTTGTGGTTCCTCAAACATCACACTGGGCTGTTTGAGAGCCCCTTCAGTGAGGACAACGACCCGAAGAGAATCTACATGCAG GATATTGGTGACTTCTACCAAAAAATACCCGCAGTCCAACAGGAACCAATCAACAGGATCAGCGAAGCCTCCTCAGTATTCATCATGCATGTCTCACTCAGGAGAAAACCCTAAGTGTGGGAAATCAATAAG GGTGTGACCTGTTTTGACTTCAGCAGGTCTCTTAACCAGTTGGTGACGTGTGGTCTGGACCATACGGTCAGACTGTGGAACCGcttcatt gTCATCGCCGGATGTAATGACTTGTCTGTATCACTGTGGGACGTAGAAATAGGGACTCTGAGTCTGAAGATCACCAGTGTTCACGGAGAGGAAGAAATTACCTGCATGGCGATAGACTCCTCCCACACAAGACTCATCACTGGAGCACGCAACAGAACCA AAAAGGTGTGGAACCTACTGAGCAGCCTCAACCTACACAAGCTAGAGCATGCCACCTTCTCAGAGGTCACAGGGATCATCTGTATCCATGACAATCAGCTCCTGGCTGTGGGGTGGAGCCAGCAGATCGCTCAGTATGACATCACAGGGGCTAA GGATGTGTATGTGAGGGCAGACATGTCTTGGGAGTCGGGTCAGCAACACAGAGCTGACATCCTGGCGGTTGACCACTGCCCTGCCCTGGGGGTCGTTGCTACGGGTAACCACGATGTAGAGGTCATCATCTGGAGTTGGGACACATAGAGACCTCTGGTTCGCCTGCAGAGGGACACACACTCACT GACAGCGCTCCTCATAGGGAGTAACCTGGTCACACAAACGGTAACCTGA